The sequence NNNNNNNNNNNNNNNNNNNNNNNNNNNNNNNNNNNNNNNNNNNNNNNNNNNNNNNNNNNNNNNNNNNNNNNNNNNNNNNNNNNNNNNNNNNNNNNNNNNNNNNNNNNNNNNNNNNNNNNNNNNNNNNNNNNNNNNNNNNNNNNNNNNNNNNNNNNNNNNNNNNNNNNNNNNNNNNNNNNNNNNNNNNNNNNNNNNNNNNNNNNNNNNNNNNNNNNNNNNNNNNNNNNNNNNNNNNNNNNNNNNNNNNNNNNNNNNNNNNNNNNNNNNNNNNNNNNNNNNNNNNNNNNNNNNNNNNNNNNNNNNNNNNNNNNNNNNNNNNNNNNNNNNNNNNNNNNNNNNNNNNNNNNNNNNNNNNNNNNNNNNNNNNNNNNNNNNNNNNNNNNNNNNNNNNNNNNNNNNNNNNNNNNNNNNNNNNNNNNNNNNNNNNNNNNNNNNNNNNNNNNNNNNNNNNNNNNNNNNNNNNNNNNNNNNNNNNNNNNNNNNNNNNNNNNNNNNNNNNNNNNNNNNNNNNNNNNNNNNNNNNNNNNNNNNNNNNNNNNNNNNNNNNNNNNNNNNNNNNNNNNNNNNNNNNNNNNNNNNNNNNNNNNNNNNNNNNNNNNNNNNNNNNNNNNNNNNNNNNNNNNNNNNNNNNNNNNNNNNNNNNNNNNNNNNNNNNNNNNNNNNNNNNNNNNNNNNNNNNNNNNNNNNNNNNNNNNNNNNNNNNNNNNNNNNNNNNNNNNNNNNNNNNNNNNNNNNNNNNNNNNNNNNNNNNNNNNNNNNNNNNNNNNNNNNNNNNNNNNNNNNNNNNNNNNNNNNNNNNNNNNNNNNNNNNNNNNNNNNNNNNNNNNNNNNNNNNNNNNNNNNNNNNNNNNNNNNNNNNNNNNNNNNNNNNNNNNNNNNNNNNNNNNNNNNNNNNNNNNNNNNNNNNNNNNNNNNNNNNNNNNNNNNNNNNNNNNNNNNNNNNNNNNNNNNNNNNNNNNNNNNNNNNNNNNNNNNNNNNNNNNNNNNNNNNNNNNNNNNNNNNNNNNNNNNNNNNNNNNNNNNNNNNNNNNNNNNNNNNNNNNNNNNNNNNNNNNNNNNNNNNNNNNNNNNNNNNNNNNNNNNNNNNNNNNNNNNNNNNNNNNNNNNNNNNNNNNNNNNNNNNNNNNNNNNNNNNNNNNNNNNNNNNNNNNNNNNNNNNNNNNNNNNNNNNNNNNNNNNNNNNNNNNNNNNNNNNNNNNNNNNNNNNNNNNNNNNNNNNNNNNNNNNNNNNNNNNNNNNNNNNNNNNNNNNNNNNNNNNNNNNNNNNNNNNNNNNNNNNNNNNNNNNNNNNNNNNNNNNNNNNNNNNNNNNNNNNNNNNNNNNNNNNNNNNNNNNNNNNNNNNNNNNNNNNNNNNNNNNNNNNNNNNNNNNNNNNNNNNNNNNNNNNNNNNNNNNNNNNNNNNNNNNNNNNNNNNNNNNNNNNNNNNNNNNNNNNNNNNNNNNNNNNNNNNNNNNNNNNNNNNNNNNNNNNNNNNNNNNNNNNNNNNNNNNNNNNNNNNNNNNNNNNNNNNNNNNNNNNNNNNNNNNNNNNNNNNNNNNNNNNNNNNNNNNNNNNNNNNNNNNNNNNNNNNNNNNNNNNNNNNNNNNNNNNNNNNNNNNNNNNNNNNNNNNNNNNNNNNNNNNNNNNNNNNNNNNNNNNNNNNNNNNNNNNNNNNNNNNNNNNNNNNNNNNNNNNNNNNNNNNNNNNNNNNNNNNNNNNNNNNNNNNNNNNNNNNNNNNNNNNNNNNNNNNNNNNNNNNNNNNNNNNNNNNNNNNNNNNNNNNNNNNNNNNNNNNNNNNNNNNNNNNNNNNNNNNNNNNNNNNNNNNNNNNNNNNNNNNNNNNNNNNNNNNNNNNNNNNNNNNNNNNNNNNNNNNNNNNNNNNNNNNNNNNNNNNNNNNNNNNNNNNNNNNNNNNNNNNNNNNNNNNNNNNNNNNNNNNNNNNNNNNNNNNNNNNNNNNNNNNNNNNNNNNNNNNNNNNNNNNNNNNNNNNNNNNNNNNNNNNNNNNNNNNNNNNNNNNNNNNNNNNNNNNNNNNNNNNNNNNNNNNNNNNNNNNNNNNNNNNNNNNNNNNNNNNNNNNNNNNNNNNNNNNNNNNNNNNNNNNNNNNNNNNNNNNNNNNNNNNNNNNNNNNNNNNNNNNNNNNNNNNNNNNNNNNNNNNNNNNNNNNNNNNNNNNNNNNNNNNNNNNNNNNNNNNNNNNNNNNNNNNNNNNNNNNNNNNNNNNNNNNNNNNNNNNNNNNNNNNNNNNNNNNNNNNNNNNNNNNNNNNNNNNNNNNNNNNNNNNNNNNNNNNNNNNNNNNNNNNNNNNNNNNNNNNNNNNNNNNNNNNNNNNNNNNNNNNNNNNNNNNNNNNNNNNNNNNNNNNNNNNNNNNNNNNNNNNNNNNNNNNNNNNNNNNNNNNNNNNNNNNNNNNNNNNNNNNNNNNggcaagtatatatatatattttttttcttttcaaaatcaagTCCTTCTAATCAGGGCTCGATTGCCTTGGTCTTCGAATTAGAACTCATCCCTATCTTCTCCAACGAGTTCCATAATTCTTCTTTGCTTTTTTGCTTTTGACATAATAGTAAATTGGAATTCTCCACTTCCACGCATTGGAGTGTAGGATTAGAAGTGTCGACACGCAGCGaaagtaataaaataattttattgttctattttatatttaaaattttattgaaataaGATGGGTTAGATGCCAATACCTGAGTACCCTAGTGAATGAAAACTTTCTCCTTCGATAGTACGAAGGTACTAtgtgtatccacaccgagactgaTCCTtgttgtcaactccttgaccaatggatttAACTGAGAAATTTCTTGCAACTCCTTGCACCAGCAATTCTTCACTAAGAATTGGAATATTTGTGTATGTGGAGGTAAAAGAAAAACTTGTGTGTCCTTTCTTTTatcatatacacatatatatagtatgagattggtgactgatttgtgaatcaaattacaatttaatttgaaacagaatcagttgggatcttatccatatttaaaactcatcatagaataaataattaattatttaatattctcaattatcatattattatattcatggtgctagcaaagaatataataatattccatttgaattaataatattccatttgaattaaccAGCTTGGTAGGCTCCATAGATTTGCAACATCAGAAATTGCTACCTAAATGATGTAGATCATGTAACATTTTTTCATCCATATTTTCTTACAACATTGAACATCCGTCATTTATAGAAATTAAAGGTCAATCAAATGAACCAGAAACAGATAAAGAATTAACTACTAAAATATCAAGCCCAGGCTCCATCAAATTTTAAACATGTTTGTTTTAATCGAATGATCCATGAACCATGTGATATTACTATCCAtgctttaatttaaaacaaaaattgaaaatcaACAGTATAACACTGACAGTCGTGTAGAGTAAGAGTACAAAGGCAGTTAAAAAAATCAAGCTAAACAAGGTACTAGGAAGCATAGCTGTTACAAATTGAATTTCTAATTACGTAAGTAACGAAAACAAGTCCTAATATAACCAGCTTGCTAGGCTCCATAGATTTACAACATCAGAAATTGCTACCTAAATGATGTAGAGAATGTAACATTTTTTCATTCATCTTTTCTTACAAAATTGAACATCCGTCATTTATAGAAATTAAAGGTTAATCAAATGAACCAGAAACAGATAAAGAATTCACTACTAAAATATCAAGCCCAGGCTCCATCAAATTTCAAACATGTTTGCTTTAATCAAAGTATCCATGAATCATGTGATATTACTATCCATGctgtaattaaaaaaaaaacatgaaaatcaACAGCATAAAACCCACAGTCGTGTGCAGTAAGAGTACATAGGCAGTTAAAAAAAAATCCAGTTAAACAAGGACCTTGGAAGCATAGCTGTTAAAAATTGAGCTTCTTATTACATAAGTCACCTAAACAAGTCCTAATATAACCAACTTTTGAGGCTCCATAGATTTCCAACATCAGAAATTGCTACCTAAAACATATAGATCATGTCACAACGCTCAACTTTATCCATTCATCCAGTATAATTTTTCCACCGCaagtattaaaaaaatcaaacagaCAAACTAACTTGGAAAAAATTCAAGGCAACGCATTATTTATTTCGATTTGGTGTGTCAAAGGGACTAATCATATAGACTTACTCACTGTTTTAAAAGTCTAAAGCTGGTTTATTTATAATGTTCCCAAATATTGATTGCGATTGTTATCAAATATGCTGATCAACATGTAAATTCAGTCTTTGCACGGTTAGACTCAATCCCAAAACTACTTTGACTTATATCTTTCCAATCAAATGGATCAAATGCAAGTGGACATGTGAGGAAGAAGTAAAATACACTTTCAGCTAAGACTAGAAAAAATGTAAATTGATTCGAAATTATACTTACAATTTTTTCCTAAAATAAACAAACATGATTCCAATTCACACCTATCTCTTCAATATAAAACATACATAATCAGATAATTTAACAGTTTTTCAATTGTGACAACCTTTTAGGTTAGGTTTTGTAATGAACAAAAATATTTAACATCCTCAACCTAATTTCAAACACTTGTAAAAAATATTCAACCATCCGTTCATGTATAAAAATGACCATCCGATTTAGATTCGTTAAACAACTCACAAATAAACATATTCATAGCACGTGCTTCACACGAATTGCTGACTTACTAATATCCGGAGGCAAAACAAACCCAAATACAGTAAATCATTAAAAAACAAGACGCGAAAACCCGGATGCTCAAAAACATGTACGTGTCATTATTCCTTGCAACTTCCATATGTTCACAAACACTTGGAGAACTCAAGCAGGGCCAGAAATTTGCACAACCAGCAAAACCATTCTATGCAACCAGAACATAAAAGTAACTATGAACATCTAAACATTCAATTAACGGTTATCGGGTTACTGACCTTCAATCTAGGAAGGGAAAAACAGCCCACGGCTTCTCTTGTTGTATCTGAGGATGACTCCAAGCGACGCGAACATGCAAGGGCTATAACCTACGGAGATTGCGGGTAAAGAACAATGCCGGTGGTTTTCTGGGCAACTTCCACGCGACGGGGCCCCGGATGCTCGCCTGCTGCTTCATGTCTTCACAATGGAGGCGCCGGTGGATGGTCGATTCGGCGGGTGGCAGGATGGACGATGAGTTTTAGCGAAAAAGAAGCGGCTAACGTGGGAAGATCTCCCTTCATCAATGCCGTTTCAAATGGCGAAGGCTAATGTTTCCTTTCCTGAATGGTGTTCAAAAGGTAGGGAAGGGGAAATGTTTTTACCATTGGGTCAAAGAAGGGGGGAGTGGATGGGGTGATTACGATGGAAgtaattaagataattaaaattaggATTTATGGAAGGTGGGTGTTTACGAGTATACCTAGGTTAGTAAATTAATTGGGCTAGTTTCGTGcccattgttcatattgttcaataAAGTCATTGTCCCCCTATCattcttcaaaataaaaatacattacactttaaattattcacctaaatcttaatattaggataatTATCTATAGTGAATTAAACATTCAATATATTCATTACttagtatttttattgtctacgtgtaccttttcttttctttatgattttaatctcttaaatttaaaattttttatattaattttcaaGATTTTTTGGACACTATATTGTAAATAAGCAAATAAAGTGTTGAGCTCACTTTGATTTATCACATTGGATACAGAGGTcgttttattttgatatttaaataagataaaaacaaaaaaacgATAATAGTTTATATGATgtgctaattattttatttttgaatttttaaaacgaCTTTATTTTTAGGAAAACTACCAAAATTACTCATGAAATTttcgaacgctgacaaaagtacccataaactaaggaaattaacgctgtatccatgaaagatgggttccttataacaaaagtatccaaatcctaattttttgttgattttttaataaaattcctaaactaccccatCCTAACTCCATTTTACCgtcactccctctcttctcttcttcctctctcctcacaGAGTCACAGAAACTCTCCTCCTACCTCCTCATTGCCGTCCGCCAACCACCTACTCCATTACCGCCAATCTCTTCCCCTCTCTCTGCTTCTTCCTCTCACTATTAAGGTGACTACAACACCTTTATTGCACATCTGTGACCCAACCTGAGGAGAATGCTGCCGTAGCGCGCCTGTTGCAGCCGAGGAGAACGTCGTTGTGGCGTATCTGACCCAACCGAGGAGAACACTGTCGTCACACACCTGAGAAGAGAGAGGAGTCATGGTACTCTTGCATGCAGAAAGCGGGTTCGGTAAAGAGAAATCAGAGAAGAAAGGGAGGCGGCACTGTGGATGGAGGTTCTACCATTGACAATGTTACAGTCGGGCGGCGAAGAAAaatgtatttcttttttttttttaaatatttttattttatttttctttttttcagaaATTGATTTAGTTACCACTAAAATGATactgttctattttttttaaatctgcttctattttttatgaaggcTGAAATTGATTTACAGAAAATTCAGTTGATGGCTActtctacttctgatttttgctgaaataaattttaaattggatgaatggatttgttgattttttatggttgatggctttttctatttctagttttgctaaagtgaattgaaattggatgaatggaattgaaaatttttatgttttgagtatTTTTTGGTGTTTGATTAATTTGGTTTGGGTATGGATTATAAACTTATGAGTGAATCGGTTGAGGTTCGATCCtctaccaccaccactaccattgATTTCGGTCTAGTTTGTTGTAGGAGTAGTTTTGGACTCCATGGCAAGAGATAGACACAAATCTTTTCTCTATTAAACTCTCTTTTACCGTCTTACCTTTCTAACAGTTTTGACTAACATCATCTTGTTTTTTTTCCCTCTCAATTATTGTGCTTTGTGCTTAGTGCTTACACAGTTACACTGAATCCATTATAATTTGTTGGTTTGTTCTATTGGCTTTCACAAAGAAAAGTCCATCATTAAATTTGAATCATGAATAGCCAAATAGATTGTACATAGAAtcataggtagcgtttgttttaaAGTActaagacagagactgagagactgagacctaatattatgtttgttggttcagagactgttactaaaatttttgtctctgtccctaaaatttcagtatttcagtacctccaaaacgtaaggacacaggggactgaaatttttagagacagagattgaaactttaataacattttatacctaaaatactctcatttcaattaattaatttcaattttatcttttgtacaaattaaattagagtttcattattgttttaatttttgtctcccactttgcaccaaacaaaatactgagatttatttctgtctctgtctcttagtccttatctctcagtctcagtctttcagtTTTTGTCTCTCCAACAAACGCTACCATAgataacaaataaagaaaaatgaaacAATTGAATACATAAACAATAAATAGTACAATACACGTAGAAATAAAACTAATACACAACATACTAGAGTCTAAGAATAGTAACATACAtcgtattaaaaaaatatttcttaaCCTAGGCTTCTTGCTTAattacctaacatacatatagaCACCCTTTTATAACACAGTTCTTGTAGAATTAAGATATTTGCAAACTAGTTAAACCACGTCTAGAGAGCTCCACACTAGGCTCATTCTTTGGAATcacattgaaattgaaattgaaaaatttcTCAGACAATTCACCCACAAATTTGTTGAACTCAAATGGTTTCTTGTTCCATTTCTTGGTGGATTCCTTGGCAACAATGAAGTTTCTCATCTTCACATTCTCCTCCTTCATCACATCAATTGCCATACTCAGCTGCCTTATCACCTCTATCTTCTCCTCATCCTTCTGCTTGAGTTGTTCCCTCTGTGCCTCATTCTCTTCTTTAAGCCTCTCTATTTCTTCCCTCAGCATTATTACTTCATCACAAGCAGAATCTTTCATCTTGAGTTGATCCTTCTGTGCCTTGTTCTCTTCATTGAGTCTCTTCATCTCATCCCTCAATCTTATCACTTCATCATTCACAGCAACATATgaaacttccacctcttctttGTGATTAGACttgctctcttcttcttcttcttctacttcttgcTCAGGATCATCAACTTCAGATTCCACATCATAACTCTCTGAATAGGTATCATAACCACGATGATCATCTGCAAAAGTCAGCAACTTCTCGAACCGATGCTTGGCGGATGCAAACGGGGATCCTCCTGAATTGAGTAGGCCGATTCCAGTTTCGGGTCTGACTTGATCATAGCGCTCGGCTAGCGAGCGATGCGTCCTATAGAAATCTTCAACCATTCTCAAAAGCTCTGGCCTCTTCTTGTAGTACATCTCTGCACGCTTGGCAAAGGAATCTGCATCTTCTTCAATTACCTTTAACATAGCTTTTGTCTTCTCATTTAGTTCTGCAATAAGCCTCAATAGACATTCACATATCAGTGCTAAATCACTTTTTACTTTTTTACCCTTTTCCCTCTCAACAATATAATCCTCTGCCACAAATGCAGAGTAGCAGCATATACAAGTCACAGTCAAACTAAACAAAGGTTGCTCCAACGGCTAAATACACAAGGCAAAAAGTAGAAAAAGAACTTGAAAGGCAACACTCAGATAACGGTGGCCTAAAAACTTTTTATGATGCTACAGCTACACTAGTGACATCATTTTTTTAATTGACAAATGCTACCAGTTAAGAAAAATTGGAAGTTTTGGTGATTGGTAGTTGATAAAGTTTTATACCCCAATTCTATTGATCTAATAATCAAGTAGCATAATACAAGATTCTGGCAAATAAATTCCTGCAAAAATTCTAACTCCAATATTCTCTTTTACTTGTAAAACACTATATGTCTATACCTATACGAAGATATCTAAGACTAATTGCGGGAAACGGTTGTGAACATGTAGATAAAGGGGAGATTAGGTTGGGCCTGAATCATCATGTGTTATGCCACAGTTACAGGGATAAGCTCAATCTTTCTTAACTCAATCAAAGCATGATTCAATGCACAGCAGATTATTATTAGTCATTACTCATTAGAACCAGGGCTAGTTTTTGACAAGAAGATGCTCCTAATTTCAAATCACTGATGAGGCTAAACAAGATGGGCAAAGGACTTTCTATGCATATAATAAGTTACAAGACAATCTAATAATCACAAATTATCAGTTACAACTGACGAATTTGTCCAAAATTGCAACCGTTTTTGACTATGTAAATTAATAAGGATGGATACAGAGGAATGAAGATTGGAACCTGAAAGAGTGGATTGAAGCCACGGGGAacggttggtggtggtggtgtcaAGCCACCACCAGTGTGAAGGTTGATTCTTGGTCATTTCatccatcatcttcttcttcttcctcttctgctTCACTCTTCTCCTGTTGCttatcatcaacaaaaacaaacATAAATATGATGGCAAAACAACAAAGAAGAACCTCGGTTTCCCCAAACAAGAAGTGATACGCAAGCATAACCATATATATACTAGGATTAACAAGTCTCCATCACATTCACATACTCCAAACAATCACAAACACATATAGCTAAAAGATAAAAACGGAAATCACTAAAAGATAAAAATGAGAAATTGCGTGGAGTAACTAACTGCACCGACTCAACAGTGGCACTGCCTCTTCGTTGTTTACAAGAACACGGTTCCACACAAATCCATATAAGGTCAAAAATATAAGGATGTTATCGTCATTTCAAACACTGCTATTACTACCAGTACCGAAACCAAAGGTGAACCTTCAAAAACACACAAACATAAAAGCGAGAAAAATTGCAGAAAAAGTTACATCTAACTGAGGTGCATGTACATGGGGGAATACGTTGAGCGATGGGGATAGAAAGGACAAAAGACAATGCCCATCTCGTAAATCAATAAGAACGGAAAGGAAAGGGCGCAAGACCAACCTGGTTCTTGAATGCTTCCGAGTCGACTCACCGAGTCACAGTGGTGGTCTTCTGCTGCAAGCAGAGACAAGAGAGGGAGACCGGTATCTTAAAATGTTGTTCACTTCTTCTTTCTcgattttgaattcttttgtctCTATTCTCACCTCTTCACTCAATCATATTCACACACGTGTACCAATCTCATGGTCCCCAATCTCCTACTCCTACCCTTGTTACTATTTGCCaatttctagattttttttttccttgtgaCAGAGACAGTAGtaataacataaaataagaaTATGGTGTGAGTATATGATTATAACATAATTAACTTTTTAATCATCATGTCACACCTAGTACATTAAATAAATCACATCGTAGTTTAAGAATATGATTTTATATTATacgataataataaatatattggaAAACA is a genomic window of Arachis ipaensis cultivar K30076 chromosome B06, Araip1.1, whole genome shotgun sequence containing:
- the LOC107645591 gene encoding protein NETWORKED 3A isoform X1, which codes for MISNRRRVKQKRKKKKMMDEMTKNQPSHWWWLDTTTTNRSPWLQSTLSELNEKTKAMLKVIEEDADSFAKRAEMYYKKRPELLRMVEDFYRTHRSLAERYDQVRPETGIGLLNSGGSPFASAKHRFEKLLTFADDHRGYDTYSESYDVESEVDDPEQEVEEEEEESKSNHKEEVEVSYVAVNDEVIRLRDEMKRLNEENKAQKDQLKMKDSACDEVIMLREEIERLKEENEAQREQLKQKDEEKIEVIRQLSMAIDVMKEENVKMRNFIVAKESTKKWNKKPFEFNKFVGELSEKFFNFNFNVIPKNEPSVELSRRGLTSLQIS
- the LOC107645591 gene encoding protein NETWORKED 3A isoform X2; translation: MMDEMTKNQPSHWWWLDTTTTNRSPWLQSTLSELNEKTKAMLKVIEEDADSFAKRAEMYYKKRPELLRMVEDFYRTHRSLAERYDQVRPETGIGLLNSGGSPFASAKHRFEKLLTFADDHRGYDTYSESYDVESEVDDPEQEVEEEEEESKSNHKEEVEVSYVAVNDEVIRLRDEMKRLNEENKAQKDQLKMKDSACDEVIMLREEIERLKEENEAQREQLKQKDEEKIEVIRQLSMAIDVMKEENVKMRNFIVAKESTKKWNKKPFEFNKFVGELSEKFFNFNFNVIPKNEPSVELSRRGLTSLQIS